The proteins below are encoded in one region of Brachyspira hampsonii:
- a CDS encoding D-alanine--D-alanine ligase family protein, producing MILNSELKQNILNRFKNKKIAVLYGGLSSEREVSLRSGQNVYKALTSFDEIKDNCILIDVKDSYELVNTLKENNIEYCYNILHGTSGEDGTIQGLLESLNIKYTGENILVSAVCMNKVYTKRIWKSSNVSTADFMLLKDVKEINDKSVKGSLLTFNFPIILKPISDGSSVGVHLIKTKSEFESIVSGIKETKNYFLEPYIKGKEITVGLVRQDDDNIYVFPILGINSKNEIYDYEAKYTPGKTEMEMPAKLSKEMENKVMETCKKAYTVLGCSGLSRIDAIVGEDNEVYLMEVNTQGGMTNTSDIPAMAKHVNLDFNNLVLYILGLLK from the coding sequence ATGATATTAAACAGCGAATTAAAACAAAATATTTTAAATAGGTTTAAAAATAAAAAAATAGCAGTTTTGTATGGCGGATTAAGTTCCGAGCGGGAAGTTTCACTTAGAAGCGGACAGAATGTTTATAAGGCATTAACTAGCTTTGATGAAATAAAAGATAATTGTATTTTAATAGATGTAAAGGATTCTTATGAATTGGTAAATACTTTAAAAGAAAATAATATTGAATACTGCTACAATATTCTGCATGGCACATCAGGAGAGGACGGAACTATTCAGGGGCTTTTGGAAAGTCTTAATATTAAATATACAGGCGAGAATATTTTAGTTAGTGCCGTTTGTATGAATAAGGTTTATACAAAAAGAATATGGAAGTCTTCAAATGTATCTACTGCAGATTTTATGCTTCTTAAAGATGTTAAAGAGATTAATGATAAAAGTGTGAAAGGAAGTTTACTCACTTTTAATTTTCCTATAATATTAAAACCTATATCAGACGGCTCAAGCGTAGGTGTTCATTTGATAAAAACAAAATCAGAGTTTGAAAGTATAGTAAGCGGTATAAAAGAAACAAAAAATTATTTTTTAGAGCCTTATATAAAAGGAAAAGAAATCACAGTAGGCTTAGTAAGACAAGACGATGATAATATTTATGTTTTTCCTATACTAGGAATAAATTCTAAAAATGAAATCTATGATTATGAGGCAAAATACACGCCCGGAAAAACAGAGATGGAAATGCCTGCGAAATTATCAAAAGAAATGGAAAATAAAGTGATGGAAACATGCAAAAAGGCTTATACAGTTTTAGGCTGCAGCGGGCTTTCAAGAATAGATGCTATAGTAGGGGAGGACAATGAAGTTTATCTTATGGAGGTAAATACTCAAGGAGGCATGACTAATACTTCTGATATACCTGCAATGGCTAAGCATGTAAATCTTGATTTCAATAATCTTGTTTTGTATATATTAGGTCTTTTAAAATAG
- a CDS encoding thymidine kinase has translation MNHLITGPMFAGKSKYLIKTLDYLLMENKDIKILFIYPAISFRGYFCRDKDVSLDKRIDIITEEEIENNIGKDVENIYNYISRYDIVGIDEFCFLNDTSIFIKLIKACTQRNSATNFCIASLDMDYKRNYWESVSALIEEDLIDIHTKVFGKCDCGRKGIYSKRIVKDVDRVVIGDDIYKCVCRYCYEGEDEVKFDL, from the coding sequence ATGAATCATTTAATTACAGGACCCATGTTCGCAGGAAAATCAAAATATTTAATTAAAACTTTAGATTATCTTTTAATGGAAAATAAAGATATTAAAATATTATTCATATATCCGGCAATATCTTTTAGAGGCTATTTCTGCCGCGATAAAGATGTTTCCTTAGATAAGAGAATAGATATAATCACTGAAGAAGAAATCGAAAATAATATCGGAAAAGATGTAGAAAATATTTATAATTATATTTCAAGATATGATATTGTAGGAATAGATGAATTTTGCTTTTTAAATGATACTTCCATTTTTATAAAACTAATAAAAGCATGCACTCAAAGAAATTCTGCAACTAACTTTTGTATAGCTTCTCTTGACATGGACTATAAAAGAAATTATTGGGAAAGTGTGTCGGCATTAATAGAAGAAGATTTAATTGACATACATACAAAAGTTTTTGGTAAATGCGACTGCGGAAGAAAAGGAATATACTCAAAAAGAATAGTTAAAGATGTTGACAGAGTTGTAATAGGAGATGATATATATAAATGCGTATGCAGGTATTGCTATGAAGGCGAAGATGAGGTTAAGTTTGATTTATAA
- the trhA gene encoding PAQR family membrane homeostasis protein TrhA, which produces MNADLNNNIKNSVSKISAVICIICASSAIAVLVLLIINSKTAREITSFSLYSSFLTIFYIINSIYHFFPFNNKAKKVFYILSHAFFIMMIWGIYIPPCLISLENGWGWSFFGIITGLCILGITLRSIFGYRWRGATETIYYFLLNWVWLIAISKISAAVGEYGAILYLTGFLLLNISMVFYRLAMYESNKRYTLFLPLFYSLLIISNICHAVFMFRYVANIF; this is translated from the coding sequence ATGAATGCTGATTTGAATAATAATATAAAAAATTCTGTTTCTAAAATAAGTGCTGTTATATGCATAATATGTGCTAGTTCAGCAATAGCTGTTTTAGTGCTTTTAATAATTAATTCTAAAACTGCCAGGGAAATAACTTCATTTTCTCTATACTCTAGCTTTTTAACAATATTTTATATAATAAATTCAATATACCATTTTTTCCCTTTTAACAATAAAGCTAAAAAAGTTTTTTATATACTATCTCATGCATTTTTTATTATGATGATTTGGGGCATATATATTCCGCCCTGCCTAATATCATTAGAAAATGGATGGGGCTGGAGCTTTTTTGGAATTATTACAGGACTTTGTATATTAGGTATTACATTAAGAAGTATATTCGGGTACAGATGGCGCGGGGCTACTGAAACAATTTATTATTTTTTATTAAATTGGGTTTGGCTCATAGCAATATCAAAAATATCTGCAGCTGTAGGCGAATACGGTGCCATATTATATTTAACAGGTTTTCTTCTGCTAAACATATCAATGGTGTTCTACAGACTTGCTATGTATGAATCTAACAAAAGATATACTCTATTCTTACCTTTGTTTTATTCGCTGTTAATAATATCCAATATATGTCATGCAGTTTTTATGTTTAGATATGTTGCTAACATTTTCTAA
- a CDS encoding AMP-binding protein, with translation MIKERLSEYIQNSIKENWDINALADYGTNNILKYSDIAKNILKIHTGFKKLDIHKGEKIALCGANSVNWALTYISIVTYGAIVVPILVDFSKEDIASIIKDSGAKFLFADSNILKGIDTDTLSILTKAFHLNNFDTFTIEKENTENNKKSENIFIDIEIENINKEDFNLTIFENDTLATIIYTSGTTGFSKGVMLNHNSLAANIRYAINNMPIKPHDHILSFLPLAHVFGCLFDFLFPFSRGACIYMLNAIPSPNILLKAFDEVKPNLILMVPLIIEKIYLKKILPTISKPLIAGLLKMPIISSLLKSKIRNTLTQSFGGNFYEVIIGGSALNSDVEKFLMDIGFKFTVGYGMTECGPLISYGPWNKHVPRSCGCIIDTLEVKIDAEKEGDVGEIMVKGENVMLGYYKNYKATADVLSKDGWLRTGDLGVLGENNRIFIRGRSKNMLLGASGQNIYPEEIESKLNAMPYILESLVLQRENKLHALLYLDAERIKNEKLSEEEVNKLIENNRIEVNKMLPEFGRISGFTIQKEEFIKNPTKKIKRFLYK, from the coding sequence ATGATTAAAGAAAGACTAAGCGAATATATTCAAAATAGTATAAAAGAAAATTGGGATATAAATGCATTAGCTGATTATGGAACTAATAATATATTAAAATATTCTGATATAGCCAAAAATATATTAAAAATACATACAGGTTTTAAAAAGCTCGATATACATAAAGGAGAAAAAATAGCTCTATGCGGTGCGAATTCTGTTAATTGGGCTTTAACATACATTTCAATAGTAACTTACGGAGCAATCGTAGTTCCTATACTTGTGGACTTTTCAAAAGAAGATATAGCATCCATTATCAAAGATTCCGGAGCTAAATTCTTATTTGCAGATTCAAATATATTAAAAGGAATTGACACTGATACTTTATCAATTCTTACTAAAGCTTTTCATTTAAATAATTTTGACACTTTTACTATAGAAAAGGAAAATACAGAAAATAATAAAAAATCTGAAAATATATTCATCGATATAGAAATTGAAAATATAAATAAAGAAGATTTTAATCTTACTATATTTGAAAATGATACTTTAGCTACTATAATATATACTTCAGGAACTACAGGATTCAGTAAAGGAGTTATGCTCAATCATAATTCATTAGCTGCAAATATAAGATATGCTATTAATAATATGCCTATAAAGCCTCATGATCATATACTTTCTTTTCTTCCTCTTGCCCATGTATTCGGATGTTTATTTGACTTTTTATTTCCATTTTCAAGAGGGGCATGCATATATATGCTTAATGCTATACCTAGTCCTAATATTTTACTTAAAGCATTTGATGAAGTAAAACCTAATCTTATACTTATGGTTCCGCTTATCATAGAAAAAATTTATTTGAAAAAAATACTCCCTACCATAAGCAAACCTTTAATTGCTGGTTTATTAAAAATGCCTATTATATCATCTTTACTAAAATCAAAAATCAGAAATACACTTACACAATCTTTCGGAGGAAATTTTTACGAAGTTATAATAGGAGGAAGTGCTTTAAATAGTGATGTAGAAAAATTCCTTATGGATATAGGTTTTAAATTTACAGTAGGATATGGTATGACTGAATGCGGACCTTTAATCAGTTACGGACCTTGGAATAAGCATGTACCTAGAAGCTGCGGATGCATAATTGACACACTTGAAGTTAAAATTGATGCTGAAAAAGAAGGTGATGTAGGAGAAATCATGGTAAAAGGTGAAAATGTTATGCTTGGATATTACAAAAATTACAAAGCAACTGCTGATGTTCTTTCTAAAGACGGATGGCTTAGAACAGGTGATTTAGGAGTGCTTGGTGAGAATAACAGGATATTCATAAGAGGAAGAAGCAAGAATATGCTGCTTGGTGCAAGCGGTCAGAATATTTATCCTGAGGAAATTGAAAGTAAATTAAATGCTATGCCATATATATTAGAGTCTTTAGTTTTACAAAGAGAAAATAAACTTCATGCTCTATTATATTTGGATGCAGAAAGAATAAAAAATGAAAAATTGAGCGAAGAAGAAGTCAATAAACTTATAGAAAATAATAGAATAGAAGTTAATAAAATGCTTCCAGAGTTCGGAAGAATATCAGGATTTACAATACAAAAAGAAGAGTTTATAAAAAATCCTACTAAAAAGATAAAGAGATTCTTATACAAATAA
- a CDS encoding peptidase U32 family protein, which yields MENNLNIKTQNKKIELLAPVGDERALKAAVNAGADAVYFGTKSFNARVGAAENFDEKALEENIRFAKLRDVNVYITVNTLVYNDEIDKVLPLIKSVYNMGADAIIVQDLGIIDIVRNNLNIAMHASTQMSCNNLESVKLLKSIGLDRVVLAREMSLDNIKYIRDNTDIELETFVHGALCVSFSGQCAYSYLHGGRSANRGACAQPCRMEYTGGKTNYPLSTKDLMTIDIIPDLLKSGITSFKIEGRAKRSEYAAITTSIYRHAIDLTLENKDIPIEKYRESLMKIFNRGGFSQGYYYNSKDIFENYKPSHDGEYIGKVTAYKKNKIYIHADKELNVYDGLSFGESGTVGMQISDLYKDNERVKRAKGNLSFSAVIKNVNVGDKVYRTTDKLQIDEANKIIENDSFKHILDLKCTVGFNNDKIKLEVHSKYDDRLNNIEYISDYILQEAKTKSTTKEHIFNSISKTGATVFEFENIIIEENFKNPFIPVKVLNEARRGLIEKLENTLIKPKEIHYNKNIFNDINYPNTDIKVLIVNSEEKLKLYSDIHYDKKILFPSVYDEKIITLFENKKIDGIILPHVTFDKDIEVIKSIAEKTDGMIVICNNLGHIEALKNKAVLWSGIGLNAINNYSVNFLYKLGIDTVISAVEAGKTLKHTISIKEGFIPAMNFAFCPKSMSVGCSKCKEEDIIDHRGNTVIFDCVKMYNKTSFILEHIKNKNGNIYYYIY from the coding sequence ATGGAAAATAACTTGAATATAAAAACTCAAAACAAAAAAATAGAACTTCTCGCACCTGTTGGAGATGAAAGAGCTTTGAAGGCGGCTGTTAATGCTGGGGCTGATGCTGTGTATTTTGGCACTAAAAGTTTTAATGCTAGAGTTGGTGCGGCAGAAAACTTTGATGAAAAGGCACTTGAAGAGAATATCAGATTTGCTAAATTAAGAGATGTTAATGTTTATATAACGGTTAACACTTTAGTTTATAATGATGAAATTGATAAAGTGCTTCCTCTTATAAAAAGTGTTTATAATATGGGGGCTGATGCTATTATAGTGCAGGACTTGGGTATTATTGATATAGTAAGAAATAATTTAAATATTGCAATGCATGCTAGTACGCAGATGTCTTGTAATAATTTAGAGAGTGTAAAACTTTTAAAAAGTATTGGACTTGACAGAGTAGTTTTAGCCCGTGAAATGAGTTTGGATAATATAAAATATATTAGAGATAATACTGATATAGAGCTTGAAACTTTTGTGCATGGAGCTTTATGCGTGAGTTTTTCAGGTCAATGTGCTTATTCATATCTGCATGGCGGAAGAAGTGCCAATAGAGGTGCATGTGCTCAGCCTTGCAGAATGGAATACACAGGAGGTAAAACTAATTATCCTTTAAGCACAAAAGATTTGATGACTATTGATATAATTCCTGATCTGCTTAAAAGCGGAATAACATCTTTTAAAATTGAAGGACGTGCAAAAAGAAGCGAATATGCCGCAATTACAACTTCTATATACAGGCATGCTATTGATTTGACTTTGGAAAATAAGGATATACCAATTGAAAAGTACAGAGAAAGTTTGATGAAGATTTTTAATAGGGGCGGATTTTCTCAAGGTTATTATTATAATTCAAAGGACATTTTTGAAAATTATAAACCAAGCCATGACGGTGAATATATAGGAAAAGTTACTGCATACAAGAAAAATAAGATATATATACATGCGGATAAAGAATTAAATGTATATGACGGGCTTTCATTTGGAGAGAGCGGAACGGTTGGAATGCAGATTTCTGATTTGTATAAAGATAATGAGAGAGTAAAAAGAGCTAAGGGAAATTTGAGTTTTTCTGCTGTTATAAAAAATGTCAATGTAGGCGATAAAGTTTATAGGACTACAGATAAACTGCAGATTGATGAGGCAAACAAAATAATTGAAAATGATAGTTTTAAACATATTCTTGATTTGAAATGCACAGTAGGATTTAATAATGACAAAATAAAATTGGAAGTTCATAGCAAATACGATGATAGATTAAATAATATAGAATATATAAGCGATTATATTCTTCAAGAAGCCAAAACAAAATCAACCACTAAAGAACATATTTTTAATTCTATTTCAAAGACTGGGGCAACTGTATTTGAATTTGAAAATATTATTATAGAAGAGAATTTTAAAAATCCTTTTATCCCAGTAAAAGTTTTAAATGAAGCTAGGAGAGGATTAATAGAAAAATTGGAAAATACCTTGATTAAGCCTAAAGAAATTCATTATAATAAAAATATTTTTAATGATATCAATTATCCTAATACTGATATAAAAGTTTTGATTGTAAACAGCGAAGAGAAATTAAAATTATATTCTGATATTCATTATGATAAAAAGATATTATTTCCAAGTGTTTATGATGAAAAAATAATAACACTTTTTGAAAATAAAAAAATAGACGGTATAATACTTCCTCATGTAACATTCGATAAAGATATTGAGGTTATAAAAAGCATAGCAGAAAAAACAGACGGCATGATTGTAATATGCAATAACTTGGGGCATATTGAAGCATTAAAAAATAAAGCTGTATTATGGTCTGGAATAGGACTTAATGCCATTAATAATTACAGTGTGAACTTTTTATATAAGTTAGGTATTGATACCGTGATATCAGCTGTTGAGGCAGGTAAAACTTTAAAACATACTATAAGCATCAAAGAAGGCTTTATACCTGCTATGAACTTTGCATTCTGTCCAAAAAGTATGTCGGTGGGATGCTCTAAATGCAAAGAAGAAGATATTATTGACCACAGAGGAAATACTGTAATATTTGACTGCGTGAAGATGTATAATAAAACTAGCTTTATATTAGAGCATATAAAAAATAAAAATGGAAATATTTATTATTATATTTATTAA
- a CDS encoding tetratricopeptide repeat protein, with protein MNINNVNSIIINNLNLVMYYLSFLIIFIIMFILYKKSNRDKLKELLKFLHKYYNLFFIILFLISLLSFSSIYFTHTNNVEKRFDNALKSYEQSISNIFNNLYISTNNQTNESIVSNNRTSSLCTSTRDRISINNNNIMNMISSEGDGFDELKKSFEIGLDLLKASLSETMKNSNDVLTFWFAFLSVIMVVFSFAGYFINNNILEQSKTQLKMVERESKESIKNIKEESRIETQKIIDENNRYIRISQLFNLADDCGKNKDYNSLIKYNLEIIKLYGNVDNIKDKNHINNYAGAFYNIGTAKYELKMYDEAIYYLNKSIELNPDNSEVYNNLGLVYYAKKEYDKSLNYFNYSLSLNNKDPKPYNNRGTCKEKLEDYKGALEDYNKSIELNPNYSEAYNNRGNTKNNLYYIYNNIDYLEEAMKDFNKSIELNPNNSKAYNNRGLLKQHLKDYEGALKDFDKTIELNPYLAEAYNNRGVLMKNLNKGNDALNDFDKAIKLNSYYAEAYSNRGLLKLQIGILNNVIEDFNKAIELNPNYSEAYFNRYIAKSLLLSKITDKDLDEYKKSFNDDYNDLDTAYNLSNEQLRKIIQDKIIGMAIQGNEVAIKFCKDKGWKY; from the coding sequence ATGAATATTAATAATGTGAACAGTATTATAATTAATAATTTAAATTTGGTTATGTATTATTTATCTTTTTTAATAATATTTATCATAATGTTTATTTTATATAAAAAATCTAATAGAGATAAATTAAAAGAGTTGTTAAAGTTTTTACACAAATACTATAATTTATTTTTTATAATTTTGTTTCTTATATCTTTATTATCATTCAGCAGTATTTATTTTACTCATACAAATAATGTAGAAAAAAGATTTGATAATGCACTTAAGTCATATGAACAAAGTATATCAAATATATTTAATAATTTATATATATCAACAAATAATCAAACCAATGAAAGCATAGTATCTAATAATAGAACATCTTCATTATGCACAAGTACAAGAGATAGAATATCAATAAACAATAATAATATTATGAATATGATAAGTAGTGAGGGAGATGGTTTTGATGAATTAAAAAAATCTTTTGAAATAGGTTTAGATTTATTAAAGGCTTCGCTTTCAGAAACAATGAAAAACTCAAATGATGTTCTTACATTCTGGTTTGCCTTTTTATCAGTGATAATGGTTGTATTTAGTTTTGCAGGTTATTTTATAAATAATAATATTTTGGAACAATCAAAAACTCAATTAAAAATGGTAGAAAGAGAGTCAAAAGAGTCTATAAAAAATATAAAAGAAGAAAGTAGAATAGAAACACAAAAAATAATTGATGAAAATAATAGATATATAAGAATATCACAATTATTTAATTTAGCTGATGATTGTGGTAAAAATAAAGATTACAACTCTCTTATAAAATATAATTTAGAAATAATAAAATTATATGGAAATGTTGATAATATAAAAGATAAAAATCATATTAATAATTATGCGGGGGCTTTTTATAATATAGGTACAGCTAAATATGAGTTAAAAATGTATGATGAAGCTATTTATTATCTTAATAAATCAATAGAATTAAATCCAGATAATTCTGAAGTATATAATAATTTAGGTCTAGTATATTATGCTAAAAAAGAATATGATAAATCTTTAAATTATTTTAATTATTCTTTAAGTTTAAATAATAAAGATCCTAAACCATATAACAATCGAGGGACTTGCAAAGAAAAATTGGAAGATTATAAAGGTGCTTTAGAAGATTATAATAAATCAATAGAATTAAATCCTAATTATTCAGAAGCTTATAATAATAGAGGCAATACTAAAAATAATTTATATTATATTTATAATAATATAGATTACTTAGAAGAAGCAATGAAAGATTTTAATAAATCAATAGAATTAAATCCTAATAATTCAAAAGCATATAATAATAGGGGATTATTAAAACAACATTTAAAAGATTATGAAGGAGCTTTAAAAGATTTTGATAAGACAATAGAATTAAATCCATATTTAGCAGAAGCATATAATAATAGGGGTGTGCTAATGAAAAATTTAAATAAAGGAAATGATGCTTTGAATGATTTTGATAAAGCAATAAAATTAAACTCATATTATGCAGAAGCTTATAGCAACAGGGGGTTATTAAAATTGCAAATTGGTATATTAAATAATGTTATTGAAGATTTTAATAAGGCAATAGAATTAAATCCTAATTATTCGGAAGCTTATTTTAATAGATATATTGCTAAATCATTATTATTATCCAAAATAACTGATAAAGATTTAGATGAATATAAAAAATCTTTTAATGATGACTATAATGATTTAGATACAGCCTACAATTTATCTAATGAACAATTAAGAAAAATAATACAAGACAAAATTATTGGTATGGCTATACAAGGAAATGAAGTAGCAATAAAATTCTGTAAAGATAAAGGCTGGAAATACTAA
- a CDS encoding HTH domain-containing protein: MTYYDAAKKVLEQSDVPMKVDEIWAKACELGYDKIIAETLNGKMSKTPISSLGAKIYTDIKFNPDTTIFIKIGKGKFLLKSKINNSNQNLINEINNLSEEEDAEDIIENTITNKKILEEDLHIPLTKYLYSMKIYSKTINANATDVNLKGKMKWGTPDIVAVTFKDYINKSVLELFNHINLPTTELYAYELKLKLTLGSLTEYYFQALSNSGWANEAWLVAMEIDENNYDELMEEIKRLNQSFGVGVIKLDYNNPEDSEILFSAKKRNYLDIDTMHKLCYNRQFQDFINDVNEILDAKDKSKSHIISSLINSGRFNNPH; encoded by the coding sequence ATGACATATTATGATGCAGCTAAAAAAGTTTTGGAGCAAAGCGATGTTCCCATGAAAGTTGATGAAATATGGGCTAAGGCTTGCGAATTAGGTTATGATAAAATTATAGCTGAAACATTAAACGGAAAAATGAGTAAAACCCCAATTTCAAGTTTGGGTGCTAAAATATATACAGATATAAAATTCAATCCTGATACTACTATATTTATTAAAATTGGTAAGGGGAAATTCTTATTAAAGAGTAAAATAAATAATTCTAATCAGAATTTGATAAATGAAATTAATAATTTAAGCGAAGAAGAAGATGCAGAAGATATAATTGAAAATACAATTACAAATAAAAAAATATTAGAAGAAGATTTGCATATACCGCTTACAAAGTATTTGTATTCAATGAAAATATATTCTAAAACAATAAATGCAAATGCCACAGATGTTAACTTGAAAGGAAAAATGAAATGGGGTACTCCTGATATAGTGGCTGTTACATTTAAAGATTATATTAATAAATCAGTTTTAGAATTGTTCAATCATATAAATTTACCTACCACAGAGCTTTATGCTTATGAATTAAAATTAAAACTTACACTTGGAAGTTTAACAGAATATTATTTTCAGGCATTATCAAATTCCGGATGGGCTAATGAAGCTTGGCTTGTTGCTATGGAAATAGATGAAAATAATTACGATGAATTGATGGAAGAAATAAAAAGATTAAACCAGTCTTTCGGAGTAGGTGTAATTAAATTAGACTATAATAACCCAGAAGATTCTGAGATATTATTTTCTGCCAAAAAAAGAAATTATTTAGATATAGACACTATGCATAAACTTTGCTATAACAGACAGTTTCAAGATTTTATTAATGATGTTAATGAAATATTAGATGCAAAAGATAAATCTAAAAGTCATATAATATCGAGTTTAATAAATAGCGGAAGATTTAATAATCCTCATTAA
- a CDS encoding Na+/H+ antiporter NhaC family protein, translating to MEHYGLLGIIPPLLAIILALVTKEVIISLTLGILSGTLIIAHGNVFTAVTIFTDKVAEMSGDAWNIRILLFCALLGAFVSMLSKTGATRAFGLWASKYLKSKKSVLIFTWFFGLIIFIDDYFNSLSVGTVMRPVSDQNKISRAKLAYILDSTAAPVCILAPISTWVVTVMSYIRDSQGFESLNISEFVFFIKMIPYSVYPLLALAFVVLISLVFKDFGPMKRSEDNAQNGKLFDEELYGACPGNMETSSNNKAKWYDMVIAILVLIIVCIVMFPVTTYMGLVGSDGIETFSQAMSSISLNQAFLDTDASKALFYGAVISLIIMYIYYIARRLLSIRSAGNSIMEGVKSMVPALVVLSLAWSIGSVIKSSPADGGLGLAAFLSEDVKGGGFPLWILPAIGYLLGCVIAFSTGTSWGTFAILIPIVIPIANGLAAANGYTDNALLNVLLINVGSVVSGAVFGDHCSPISDTTILSSTGSNCPLLEHVATQIPYAGLVAISAFIGVVVGGITLNPIAALLTGFIVMCVLAILAPKFYDKISSFKKS from the coding sequence TGGCAATGTATTTACTGCCGTTACAATATTTACTGATAAAGTAGCAGAGATGAGCGGAGATGCTTGGAATATAAGAATACTTTTATTTTGTGCTTTGCTTGGTGCTTTTGTCAGTATGCTTTCAAAGACAGGTGCTACTAGGGCTTTTGGTTTATGGGCTAGCAAATATTTAAAAAGCAAAAAAAGTGTACTTATATTTACTTGGTTTTTCGGGCTTATTATATTTATAGATGACTATTTTAACAGTTTATCAGTTGGTACTGTCATGCGTCCGGTTTCAGATCAGAATAAAATTTCAAGGGCAAAACTTGCTTATATATTGGATTCCACAGCTGCTCCTGTATGCATACTTGCACCTATATCTACTTGGGTGGTAACAGTTATGAGTTATATAAGGGATTCTCAAGGGTTTGAATCTTTAAATATAAGTGAATTCGTATTTTTCATAAAGATGATACCTTATTCTGTTTATCCGCTTCTTGCTTTAGCTTTTGTAGTTCTTATTTCTTTAGTATTTAAAGATTTCGGACCTATGAAGAGAAGTGAAGATAATGCTCAAAATGGAAAACTTTTTGATGAAGAATTATACGGAGCTTGTCCGGGTAATATGGAAACTTCTTCAAATAATAAAGCTAAATGGTATGATATGGTTATAGCTATACTTGTGCTTATAATAGTATGTATAGTAATGTTTCCTGTTACTACATATATGGGCTTAGTTGGAAGTGATGGAATAGAAACTTTCTCTCAGGCTATGTCAAGCATATCATTGAATCAGGCTTTTTTGGATACCGATGCTTCTAAGGCTTTATTTTACGGAGCTGTTATTTCTCTTATAATAATGTACATATACTATATAGCCAGAAGATTATTAAGTATTCGTTCTGCCGGCAACTCTATTATGGAAGGTGTTAAATCAATGGTTCCGGCATTAGTAGTTCTATCTTTAGCTTGGTCTATAGGAAGTGTTATTAAATCATCTCCTGCAGACGGCGGACTTGGACTTGCTGCTTTTTTATCTGAGGATGTAAAAGGAGGCGGTTTTCCTCTTTGGATACTTCCTGCTATAGGATATTTACTAGGATGTGTTATAGCATTTTCTACCGGTACAAGCTGGGGTACTTTTGCAATACTTATTCCTATAGTAATACCTATTGCAAATGGGCTTGCTGCTGCTAACGGATATACTGACAATGCTCTTCTTAATGTTCTTCTTATAAATGTAGGTTCTGTTGTTTCTGGTGCTGTATTTGGAGATCACTGTTCGCCTATATCCGATACTACAATACTTTCTTCTACCGGAAGTAACTGTCCTTTACTTGAACATGTGGCAACACAGATTCCTTATGCAGGTTTGGTGGCAATATCTGCATTTATTGGTGTAGTAGTTGGAGGAATAACTTTAAATCCTATAGCTGCTCTATTAACAGGTTTTATAGTAATGTGTGTACTTGCTATTCTTGCTCCTAAGTTCTATGATAAAATATCAAGTTTTAAGAAAAGTTAA